In Silene latifolia isolate original U9 population chromosome X, ASM4854445v1, whole genome shotgun sequence, the following proteins share a genomic window:
- the LOC141618815 gene encoding uncharacterized protein LOC141618815, with protein MSRWTLMLAEFDLKYVPLKAVKERVVADFLADNPIEEDSVTNMWSFPDENVVHVKDEVWDLYFDGASSSMGYGVGILLISPKGEHVPVSIKLDFLATNKATEYEACVLGLRSAISLNIMKLLVHGDSSLVINQVTGSWKIHSNSLASYQAKIEELEKYFEEIHYVHLSKEENQFADTLSKLAALVNIPDHIDSMPLCVEQRSAPSYINEINGTEEDEIEPWYTSILKFKDTREYPDNLDARGKRALRMLSTQFFEANGGKLYKKTAQGVLLRCIDQKTADKVMEEVHDGECGPNMNAHMLTRKIMRLGYYWTTMEADCRHYVRHCHNCQIFANV; from the coding sequence ATGTCGAGATGGACTCTCATGTTAGCAGAATTTGATCTTAAGTACGTACCCTTGAAAGCAGTGAAAGAAAGGGTTGTCGCCGACTTCCTCGCTGACAATCCAATAGAGGAAGACAGTGTTACGAACATGTGGTCTTTCCCAGATGAAAACGTGGTTCATGTCAAAGACGAAGTATGGGAtctttatttcgatggagcatcgagtAGCATGGGATATGGGGTCGGAATCCTCCTCATTTCACCAAAGGGAGAACATGTACCTGTATCCATCAAGTTAGATTTCCTCGCCACCAACAAAGCTACTGAGTACGAAGCATGCGTACTGGGTTTGCGCAGTGCTATCAGTCTAAATATAATGAAGTTACTGGTACATGGTGACTCATCTTTGGTCATTAACCAAGTAACAGGGTCGTGGAAAATCCATAGTAATAGTCTGGCATCTTACCAGGCTAAGATAGAGGAATTAGAAAAGTATTTCGAGGAAATACACTATGTCCATTTATCCAAAGAAGAGAATCAATTCGCCGACACTCTGTCTAAGTTGGCAGCCTTGGTTAACATCCCAGATCATATAGACAGCATGCCACTATGTGTCGAACAAAGATCGGCACCATCATACATAAATGAGATTAATGGCACTGAGGAAGATGAGATCGAACCTTGGTACACATCAATCTTGAAATTCAAAGACACGAGAGAATACCCTGACAACCTCGATGCTCGGGGAAAGCGAGCATTACGGATGCTCTCGACCCAGTTCTTCGAGGCTAATGGAGGGAAACTATACAAAAAGACCGCGCAAGGTGTCTTATTGCGATGTATTGATCAAAAGACAGCCGACAAAGTCATGGAGGAGGTTCATGACGGGGAATGTGGACCCAACATGAATGCTCACATGTTGACTCGTAAGATCATGAGACTTGgttattactggaccacaatggaagcAGATTGCCGACATTATGTtcgacattgccacaattgccagataTTTGCAAATGTATAG